In Neofelis nebulosa isolate mNeoNeb1 chromosome 7, mNeoNeb1.pri, whole genome shotgun sequence, the following proteins share a genomic window:
- the LOC131516663 gene encoding creatine kinase U-type, mitochondrial has protein sequence MAGPFSRLLSARPGLRLLALAGAGSLAAGFLLRPEPIRAASERRRLYPPSAEYPDLRKHNNCMASHLTPAVYARLCDKTTPTGWTLDQCIQTGVDNPGHPFIKTVGMVAGDEETYEVFAELFDPVIQERHNGYDPRTMKHTTDLDASKIRSGYFDERYVLSSRVRTGRSIRGLSLPPACTRAERREVERVVVDALSGLKGDLAGRYYRLSEMTEAEQQQLIDDHFLFDKPVSPLLTAAGMARDWPDARGIWHNNEKSFLIWVNEEDHTRVISMEKGGNMKKVFERFCRGLKEVERLIQERGWEFMWNERLGYILTCPSNLGTGLRAGVHIKLPLLSKDSRFPKILENLRLQKRGTGGVDTAATGSVFDISNLDRLGKSEVELVQLVIDGVNYLIDCERRLERGQDIRIPPPLIHNKH, from the exons ATGGCTGGTCCCTTCTCTCGTCTGCTGTCCGCCCGCCCGGGGCTCAGGCTCCTGGCTTTGGCTGGAGCTGGGTCTCTAGCCGCTGGGTTTCTGCTCCGCCCGGAACCTATAAGGGCCGCCAGTGAACGACGGAGGCTGTATCCCCCGAG CGCTGAGTACCCAGACCTCCGAAAGCACAACAACTGCATGGCCAGTCACCTGACCCCAGCAGTCTATGCCCGGCTCTGCGACAAGACCACACCCACTGGTTGGACGCTAGATCAGTGTATCCAGACTGGCGTGGACAACCCCGGCCACCCCTTCATCAAGACTGTGGGCATGGTAGCTGGAGATGAGGAGACCTATGAG GTATTTGCTGAGCTGTTTGATCCTGTGATACAAGAGCGACACAATGGATATGACCCTCGAACAATGAAGCATACCACTGATCTGGATGCCAGCAAG ATCCGTTCTGGCTACTTTGATGAGAGGTATGTATTGTCCTCAAGAGTCAGAACTGGCCGAAGTATCCGGGGACTCAGCCTTCCTCCAGCCTGTACTCGGGCAGAGCGACGAGAGGTGGAACGTGTTGTAGTGGATGCACTGAGTGGCCTGAAGGGTGACCTCGCTGGACGTTACTATCGGCTCAGTGAGATGACAGAGGCTGAACAGCAGCAGCTTATTGAT GACCACTTCCTATTTGATAAGCCCGTGTCCCCGCTGCTGACTGCAGCAGGAATGGCTCGAGACTGGCCAGATGCTCGTGGAATCTG GCACAACAATGAGAAGAGCTTCTTGATCTGGGTGAATGAAGAGGATCATACACGGGTCATCTCCATGGAGAAGGGTGGCAACATGAAGAAAGTGTTTGAAAGATTCTGTCGAGGCCTCAAAGAG GTGGAACGGCTGATCCAGGAGCGTGGCTGGGAGTTCATGTGGAATGAGCGTTTGGGATACATCTTGACCTGTCCGTCTAACCTGGGCACTGGACTTCGGGCAGGAGTGCACATCAAACTGCCCCTGCTAAGCAAA GATAGCCGCTTCCCAAAGATCCTGGAGAACTTAAGACTCCAAAAGCGTGGCACTGGTGGAGTGGACACAGCTGCCACAGGCAGCGTCTTTGACATCTCTAATTTGGACCGACTGGGCAAGTCAGAG GTGGAGCTGGTGCAGCTGGTCATCGATGGAGTAAACTATTTGATTGATTGTGAACGGCGTCTGGAGAGAGGCCAGGATATCCGCATCCCTCCACCTCTCATCCACAATAAGCATTAA